One genomic region from Eublepharis macularius isolate TG4126 chromosome 18, MPM_Emac_v1.0, whole genome shotgun sequence encodes:
- the FEM1B gene encoding protein fem-1 homolog B, which yields MESLAGYVYKAASEGRVLTLAALLLNRSESDIRYLLGYVTHQGGQRSTPLIIAARNGHVKVVRLLLEHYRVQTQQTGTVRFDGYVIDGATALWCAAGAGHFEVVKLLVSHGANVNHTTVTNSTPLRAACFDGRLDIVKYLVENNANISIANKYDNTCLMIAAYKGHVDVVHYLLEQHADPNAKAHCGATALHFAAEAGHLEIVRELVKWKSAMMVNGHGMTPLKVAAESCKADVVELLLAHADCDRKSRIEALELLGASFANDRENYDIIKTYQYLYLAMLERYRDSENIIEKEILPQIEAYGNRTECRTPQELESIRQDRDALHMEGLIVRERILGSDNIDVSHPIIYRGAVYADNMQFEQCIKLWLHALHLRQKGNRNTHKDLLRFAQVFSQMIHLNEPVKAKDIESVLRCSVLEIEQGMARVKNSQDAELHTAMDNYECNIFTFLYLVCISTKTQCRDEEQSRINKQIYNLIHLDPRTRDGSSLLHHAVNSSTPVDDFHTNDVCSFPNALVTKLLLDCGADVNAVDHEGNTPLHIIVQYNRPISDFLTLHSIIISLAEAGAHTDMTNKQKKTPLDKSTTGVSEILLKTQMKLSLKCLAARAVRMYHISYHNQIPKTLEEFVEFH from the exons ATGGAGAGCCTGGCTGGCTACGTGTACAAGGCCGCCAGCGAAGGGCGGGTGCTGACCCTGGCCGCCCTCCTCCTGAACCGCTCTGAGAGCGACATCCGCTACCTGCTGGGCTACGTCACCCACCAGGGCGGGCAGCGATCCACACCGCTCATCATCGCCGCCCGCAACGGGCACGTCAAAGTCGTGCGCCTGCTCCTGGAGCATTACCGTGTGCAGACGCAGCAGACCGGCACTGTCCGTTTTGATGG CTATGTCATCGATGGCGCAACAGCACTGTGGTGTGCGGCCGGAGCTGGTCATTTTGAAGTTGTAAAGCTTCTGGTGAGCCACGGAGCGAACGTCAACCACACGACCGTGACAAACTCAACTCCGCTGCGTGCTGCGTGCTTTGATGGGAGGCTCGACATTGTGAAGTACCTGGTGGAGAACAATGCCAACATCAGCATCGCCAACAAGTACGACAACACTTGCCTTATGATTGCGGCTTACAAGGGCCACGTGGATGTGGTACACTACCTTCTGGAGCAGCATGCTGACCCTAATGCCAAAGCACACTGTGGCGCgacagcattgcactttgcagCCGAGGCCGGCCATCTGGAGATTGTCCGTGAGCTGGTGAAGTGGAAGTCCGCTATGATGGTGAACGGCCATGGCATGACGCCTTTAAAAGTGGCTGCAGAAAGCTGTAAAGCTGATGTTGTCGAACTGCTTCTGGCGCATGCTGACTGCGACCGCAAGAGCCGGATAGAAGCACTGGAGCTTTTGGGTGCCTCGTTTGCCAACGACCGAGAAAACTATGACATAATAAAGACCTATCAGTATTTGTATTTAGCCATGCTCGAGCGGTATAGAGACAGTGAGAACATTATAGAGAAGGAGATCCTGCCACAGATAGAAGCCTATGGCAATAGGACTGAGTGCCGGACTCCTCAGGAATTGGAATCCATTCGTCAGGACCGAGACGCCCTACACATGGAGGGCCTCATTGTCCGAGAGCGAATTTTGGGCTCAGACAACATTGATGTCTCGCACCCCATTATTTACCGTGGTGCCGTTTATGCCGATAACATGCAGTTTGAACAGTGTATCAAACTCTGGCTTCATGCCTTGCATTTACGGCAGAAAGGCAATCGAAATACTCATAAGGACCTCCTTCGATTTGCTCAAGTCTTTTCGCAGATGATACACTTGAACGAGCCAGTGAAAGCCAAGGACATTGAGAGCGTCTTGAGGTGTAGCGTCTTGGAGATCGAGCAAGGGATGGCACGGGTCAAAAATTCTCAGGATGCCGAGCTCCACACAGCCATGGACAACTATGAATGCAATATCTTCACCTTTTTGTATTTGGTGTGCATCTCCACCAAGACCCAGTGTAGGGATGAAGAGCAGTCGCGGATTAACAAGCAGATTTATAACTTGATCCATCTGGACCCGAGGACGCGAGATGGGTCTAGCTTGCTGCACCATGCCGTCAACTCCAGTACACCCGTGGACGACTTCCATACCAATGACGTCTGCAGCTTCCCCAACGCTCTAGTCACCAAACTCCTCTTGGACTGCGGCGCTGACGTCAACGCTGTTGACCACGAGGGGAACACCCCGTTGCACATCATTGTCCAGTACAACAGGCCTATCAGTGATTTTTTGACATTGCACTCTATCATCATCAGCCTGGCTGAGGCCGGCGCTCACACGGATATGACGAACAAGCAGAAGAAGACTCCTTTGGACAAAAGCACCACCGGGGTGTCCGAAATACTCCTGAAAACTCAGATGAAGCTGAGTCTGAAGTGCCTGGCCGCTCGAGCAGTGAGGATGTATCACATCAGCTATCACAACCAGATCCCCAAGACGCTGGAAGAATTTGTAGAATTCCACTAG